Proteins from one Flammeovirgaceae bacterium genomic window:
- the mnmH gene encoding tRNA 2-selenouridine(34) synthase MnmH yields the protein MIRQIGWDDFLNLRATLPVADVRSPLEYAAGHMPGAKNIPLLNNEERMAVGTDYKEKGQREAIRTGFGKVGPRLNEIVEAAEKEAKANELIAHCWRGGMRSSFFGQFVGMVGINTFLLKGGYKTYRQQAQVFFDRPYQTILLSGCTGSGKTELLRGLKAQGEQVVDLEGMANHKGSAFGGLMMPPQPTTEQFENDLFERLREFDINKPIWIEDESIAVGKIFLPRGFWATMRRSPVVLMEVEKEVRVQRLVNEYGHADRGQFLGSMKKITKKLGGQHFKDASGKLDRNEMGAVMEILLTYYDKAYLGSLEKRKPSVLEKLKWDGADPSTAVRQLIEISRQRTVS from the coding sequence ATGATCAGGCAAATCGGCTGGGACGATTTTTTAAACCTGAGGGCCACGTTGCCGGTTGCGGACGTGCGGTCCCCGCTGGAGTATGCGGCCGGGCACATGCCCGGGGCAAAAAACATTCCCCTGCTAAACAATGAGGAAAGGATGGCCGTGGGAACGGACTACAAGGAGAAGGGCCAAAGGGAAGCCATCAGGACGGGGTTTGGCAAGGTGGGCCCGCGACTCAATGAAATCGTGGAGGCAGCGGAAAAGGAGGCAAAGGCCAATGAATTGATCGCCCATTGCTGGCGGGGGGGCATGAGGTCTTCGTTTTTTGGCCAGTTTGTGGGAATGGTGGGTATCAATACCTTTTTATTGAAAGGCGGGTATAAAACCTACCGCCAGCAGGCACAGGTTTTTTTTGACAGGCCATATCAAACCATTCTGTTGTCGGGGTGCACGGGAAGTGGCAAGACCGAGCTGTTGCGCGGCCTAAAAGCACAGGGGGAACAAGTGGTGGACCTGGAAGGCATGGCGAACCACAAAGGCTCGGCTTTTGGTGGGTTGATGATGCCGCCCCAGCCCACTACAGAGCAGTTTGAAAACGACCTGTTTGAACGGCTTCGTGAATTTGATATAAACAAGCCCATCTGGATAGAGGACGAATCCATTGCCGTAGGGAAAATATTTTTGCCCCGCGGCTTTTGGGCCACCATGAGGCGAAGTCCCGTAGTGCTGATGGAGGTGGAAAAGGAGGTGAGGGTGCAAAGGTTGGTAAATGAATATGGCCATGCCGACCGCGGGCAGTTTCTCGGGTCGATGAAAAAGATAACAAAAAAGCTGGGTGGCCAGCACTTTAAGGACGCCAGCGGGAAGCTGGACAGGAACGAAATGGGCGCTGTTATGGAAATCCTTCTTACCTACTACGACAAGGCCTATTTGGGCAGCTTGGAAAAAAGGAAGCCCTCCGTTCTGGAAAAATTGAAATGGGACGGTGCCGACCCGTCAACTGCGGTCAGGCAACTTATTGAGATATCAAGGCAAAGAACTGTAAGCTGA
- a CDS encoding TonB-dependent receptor, translating to MLKVILMAMGCAAYLGGWAQFTVSGKVNGPLGPLEGATVQTSHGGHFAITNAQGGFQLDNVKAGEYVLAIRYLGYREKRESVAVNGNIFLTIAMEEDAQLTDEVTVYATRAAEKSPTTFTNINKEALEKQNFGQDLPFVLNYSPSLITTSDAGAGVGYTGLRIRGSDATRINVTINGIPYNDSETQAVFWVDVPDIATSTQSIQIQRGVGTSTNGAGAFGASINLHTMSKNDNAYAEVINSAGSFNTHRHTLGLGTGLINDHFVFDARASFIHSDGFIDRASSNLKSYYASGGYYGKNTIVKALAFGGHETTYQSWYGVPGSRLHNDVAGMMATAAVEGWNARQTNNLLNANSRTFNIYDYKGQVDDYAQDNFQLHVSHKASPFVTAGLSLHYTPGKGYYEEYKYDQSLSDYGIADVTVGAETITNTDLIRRRWLDNGFYGITYSVNYDKGPYNGVLGGAWNRYEGNHFGEIIWAGAALNTPKDYRYYFNDGDKVDANIFWKSNYDLTGRLTAYLDLQLRKIDYQAGGVENDLSSFNVNTNFNFFNPKAGLTYTLRGGGQLYSSFAVAQREPVREDFINAPSGTAPKAEALNNIEAGWRVNKARYNFVLNYYLMDYKDQLVLTGELNDVGAAIRTNVDKSYRTGIELEGAVSISPKATFGANVTLSKNKIKNFTEVIYDYGVNYDEYNEIKNQLKDVDISFSPSVVAGASLGYRPAKGLEVAFLSKYVGPQFLDNTSNPDRKIDAYFVNDLRLNYAPAVKGLKSFGIGLLLNNVFDEAYESNGYTYGFVGGGETVRQNFYYPQAGRNYMVMLSLMF from the coding sequence ATGTTAAAGGTTATTTTGATGGCAATGGGCTGTGCCGCTTACCTGGGCGGATGGGCTCAATTTACGGTTTCCGGCAAGGTCAACGGGCCTTTGGGCCCACTCGAAGGGGCAACGGTGCAAACCAGCCATGGGGGGCACTTTGCCATTACCAATGCCCAGGGCGGGTTTCAACTCGATAATGTGAAGGCGGGCGAATATGTTTTGGCCATCCGGTACCTGGGCTACAGGGAAAAACGTGAAAGCGTGGCGGTCAATGGAAACATATTTTTGACGATCGCGATGGAGGAAGATGCCCAACTCACGGATGAAGTTACCGTTTATGCCACCCGGGCTGCCGAAAAAAGCCCTACCACGTTTACCAATATCAATAAGGAGGCACTGGAAAAACAAAACTTTGGGCAGGACTTGCCGTTTGTGCTCAACTATTCCCCTTCCCTGATCACTACCTCCGATGCAGGTGCCGGGGTAGGGTATACCGGATTGCGGATACGGGGAAGTGATGCCACCCGCATCAACGTGACCATCAACGGCATTCCGTACAACGACAGCGAAACCCAGGCGGTGTTCTGGGTGGATGTCCCCGACATAGCCACCTCCACGCAAAGCATTCAAATACAAAGGGGGGTGGGCACCTCCACCAACGGGGCGGGGGCTTTTGGCGCCTCCATTAACCTGCACACCATGTCCAAAAACGATAATGCCTATGCCGAGGTTATTAATTCGGCCGGGTCCTTCAACACGCACCGGCATACCCTGGGCCTGGGCACGGGCCTGATCAACGATCATTTTGTGTTTGATGCCCGCGCCTCCTTCATCCACTCTGACGGGTTTATTGACAGGGCTTCCTCCAATTTGAAATCCTACTATGCCTCTGGTGGCTATTATGGAAAAAACACCATCGTCAAGGCCCTTGCGTTTGGTGGCCATGAAACAACTTACCAAAGCTGGTATGGCGTGCCGGGGTCGCGGCTCCACAACGATGTGGCCGGGATGATGGCCACGGCCGCTGTGGAAGGTTGGAACGCACGGCAAACCAACAACCTACTGAACGCAAACAGCAGGACCTTTAATATTTATGACTACAAAGGCCAGGTGGACGACTATGCCCAGGACAACTTTCAACTGCATGTTTCACATAAGGCCTCGCCTTTTGTAACGGCCGGCCTGTCGCTCCATTATACGCCCGGAAAAGGCTACTATGAAGAATACAAGTATGACCAATCATTATCGGACTACGGGATAGCCGATGTAACGGTGGGCGCGGAGACGATCACCAACACCGATCTGATAAGAAGGCGTTGGCTGGACAACGGTTTCTATGGCATAACCTATTCGGTCAATTACGACAAAGGCCCTTACAACGGTGTGTTGGGCGGTGCGTGGAACAGGTATGAAGGCAATCACTTTGGGGAAATTATTTGGGCGGGGGCCGCGCTGAATACCCCCAAGGACTACAGGTACTACTTTAATGATGGCGACAAGGTGGACGCCAACATTTTTTGGAAGAGCAACTATGACCTAACGGGCCGGCTTACCGCATATTTGGATTTGCAGCTTCGCAAAATCGATTACCAGGCGGGCGGGGTGGAAAATGACCTGTCGAGCTTTAACGTAAACACAAATTTTAATTTCTTTAACCCAAAAGCAGGATTGACCTATACACTGCGTGGAGGCGGCCAACTGTATTCATCCTTTGCCGTGGCCCAACGCGAACCGGTAAGGGAAGATTTTATAAATGCACCCTCCGGCACTGCCCCCAAGGCAGAGGCCCTGAACAATATAGAAGCAGGCTGGAGGGTAAACAAGGCGCGTTATAATTTTGTGTTGAACTATTACTTGATGGATTACAAAGACCAATTGGTGCTTACAGGCGAGCTAAATGATGTGGGCGCGGCCATCAGGACCAACGTGGACAAAAGCTACCGTACCGGCATAGAGTTGGAAGGGGCGGTAAGCATAAGCCCCAAGGCCACTTTTGGCGCCAATGTAACGTTGAGCAAAAACAAAATCAAAAATTTTACAGAAGTGATATACGACTATGGCGTGAATTATGACGAGTACAATGAAATCAAAAACCAATTGAAGGATGTGGACATCTCTTTTTCGCCATCCGTGGTGGCAGGGGCCAGTTTGGGCTACCGGCCCGCGAAAGGCCTTGAGGTGGCTTTTTTGTCTAAATACGTGGGGCCCCAATTCCTGGACAATACATCCAATCCCGACAGGAAAATTGACGCTTATTTTGTGAACGACCTAAGGTTGAACTATGCCCCTGCCGTAAAAGGGCTAAAATCATTTGGCATTGGGCTGCTCCTGAACAATGTTTTTGACGAGGCCTATGAATCCAACGGGTACACCTACGGCTTTGTAGGGGGCGGGGAGACCGTAAGGCAAAATTTTTACTATCCGCAGGCGGGACGGAACTATATGGTAATGCTTTCGCTGATGTTTTGA
- a CDS encoding prolipoprotein diacylglyceryl transferase, with translation MHPILFEAGPVTIYTYGAFIALGAILGLAYMAGQGKKRFGTSYDQTNSLFIYIVLAAYLGGKAFFFFEDPAYYAAHLAKLFGGNGFVFFGSLLFAIPAMLWFFKKHGIPALPMLDVMAIVACMVHGFGRLGCFMAGCCYGKPTDGVFGVVFSNPACLAKPLGTPLHPTQLYESGFIFSLMAFLAWLKKRKQFDGQLFLTYLIVYSAGRGLLETLRGDGERGFIIQNIISHSQFISLLVILASVFFYVKLKGKGKLLHLN, from the coding sequence GTGCACCCCATCCTCTTTGAAGCCGGACCGGTGACAATTTATACGTATGGGGCTTTTATTGCCCTGGGCGCCATCCTGGGCCTGGCCTATATGGCAGGGCAGGGAAAAAAAAGGTTTGGGACCAGCTACGACCAAACCAATTCGCTTTTCATTTACATTGTTTTGGCCGCCTATCTCGGGGGCAAGGCATTCTTTTTTTTTGAAGACCCCGCCTACTATGCCGCACACCTTGCAAAGCTCTTTGGCGGCAATGGGTTCGTTTTCTTTGGGTCGTTGCTTTTCGCCATTCCTGCCATGTTGTGGTTTTTTAAAAAACACGGTATCCCTGCCCTCCCCATGCTCGATGTGATGGCCATCGTTGCCTGTATGGTTCATGGGTTTGGCAGGTTAGGCTGTTTTATGGCCGGGTGTTGCTATGGAAAACCCACGGATGGTGTTTTTGGCGTGGTGTTCAGCAACCCGGCATGCCTGGCAAAACCGCTGGGCACCCCCTTGCACCCTACCCAACTCTACGAATCGGGGTTTATCTTTTCCTTAATGGCCTTCCTGGCCTGGCTCAAAAAACGAAAGCAGTTTGACGGGCAACTTTTCCTTACCTACCTCATTGTTTATTCCGCAGGCAGGGGCTTGCTGGAAACCCTTCGTGGGGATGGGGAAAGGGGGTTTATCATACAAAACATAATTTCCCATTCCCAATTCATATCCCTGCTGGTCATCCTGGCCTCTGTTTTCTTTTATGTTAAATTGAAAGGAAAAGGTAAATTGCTTCACCTTAACTAG
- a CDS encoding 6-phosphogluconate dehydrogenase, with the protein MEPQNFFQKAGHATLRFFKRILIAAIIVGAAVLAFAYWGVYERGVMAGKVLRVTEKGIIFKTYEGKISLDSFGALRGVSPVAETFDFSIEPSQKEVIQQLSDVALSGERVNLTFVKRYMRFPWRGDTKYFVTRVERAEKAEKP; encoded by the coding sequence ATGGAGCCACAAAATTTTTTCCAAAAGGCAGGGCACGCCACTTTAAGGTTTTTCAAAAGGATTTTGATTGCGGCCATTATTGTAGGGGCAGCGGTGTTGGCTTTTGCCTACTGGGGCGTTTACGAAAGGGGGGTGATGGCAGGCAAGGTCTTGCGCGTGACCGAAAAGGGCATCATTTTTAAGACCTATGAGGGGAAGATCAGCCTGGATTCATTTGGGGCCTTAAGGGGGGTGAGCCCCGTGGCCGAAACTTTCGATTTTTCCATTGAGCCCAGCCAGAAGGAGGTGATCCAACAGTTGTCCGATGTTGCCTTGAGCGGGGAACGGGTAAACCTCACTTTTGTAAAACGGTACATGCGGTTTCCGTGGAGGGGCGACACAAAATACTTTGTGACCAGGGTGGAGCGGGCGGAAAAAGCCGAAAAACCGTGA
- a CDS encoding biotin/lipoyl-binding protein, with translation MFKATVNQSSYEVVPSEEGWKVDGNPVAWDLVKITDTYFHIIHEKKGYRAEVVKADYATKTFIIKINGRKYPVAVKDKFELLLEKMGMNAGASSKVISIKAPMPGLIIDLKVKAGDEVKAGDPLLVLEAMKMENILKSPGDGKVKKVKIEKGNSVEKGQVLIEF, from the coding sequence ATGTTTAAAGCGACTGTAAACCAATCAAGCTATGAAGTCGTGCCTTCCGAAGAGGGATGGAAGGTCGATGGGAATCCCGTGGCGTGGGACCTGGTGAAAATCACGGATACCTACTTCCACATCATCCATGAAAAAAAGGGGTACAGGGCCGAAGTGGTAAAAGCGGACTATGCCACCAAAACTTTCATCATAAAAATCAACGGGCGCAAATACCCGGTGGCCGTAAAGGACAAGTTTGAGTTGTTGCTGGAAAAAATGGGCATGAACGCAGGGGCCTCCAGCAAAGTCATTTCCATCAAAGCGCCCATGCCAGGGCTGATCATCGACCTGAAAGTAAAAGCAGGGGACGAGGTAAAGGCCGGGGACCCACTGCTCGTGCTGGAGGCCATGAAAATGGAAAACATTTTAAAGTCGCCTGGTGACGGCAAGGTGAAAAAGGTAAAAATAGAAAAGGGCAACAGTGTGGAAAAGGGCCAAGTGCTAATTGAGTTCTAA
- a CDS encoding carboxypeptidase-like regulatory domain-containing protein — MAYRTICCLLIFMTIALAGHAGGIRGTVTTEDGAPLAYATIFVKQTGSGAVTGLDGKYGIALADGHYDIAFQYLGYETVTRQVGILDRYIEMDIVLKSQAMVLQNVTITAGNEDPAYTIMRKAIAKAKYHAQQIDSYSAKVYIKGKGRLKDYPWLAKRALEKEGITKDRLFISESVSEVHYTRPNKFEEKVIAVFSDGNDNNTSPNAYVFGSFYAPEIAGTVSPLSPRAFSYYRFEYLGTFKDQDYDVSKVRVIPRSKGDNVFEGDLFIVEDWWSIHSLDFHVSKLGIDFEVKQLYHPIEGKAWLPVSQQFDVEGKVFGFEFEYNYLATVKDYKVSLNPDLEMDMKVIDRHIEKDRAKEIEKRHSSKNQGLKERLEEGKEVTNKELRKLIRDYEKEGRKQLDEPAVVSDTKYSVDSLAFKKDSVFWAEIRPMPLTPEEVKGYKKADSLAEMERKKQEGDTLKASRHKGFQEWDVFIGDNYKLSKTSNFLIHAPWGGFNTVEGLNLIYKLGYVKRWVQRDTLGPSMRPVVKRLEVTPVARYAFAREKLTGMLRAGYRSTNSRVTLEGGRYVEQFNNEAPIHPVVNTFTTLFMEKNLMKLYEQDFVNIGYRQQLNDKITVATQGHLARRHELFNASGFTLVDSGKEAYTTNEPDNKLLVTTGFRDHNALTASVALEVRPWQKFRIRNGRKGPVQDSSPLITLSYKKGIEGPFNSSVDFDLIEVGYKHAIRMGIRGKLDVAMKGGKFINDRKMYFMDYAHFLGNQTPFITTDPVGSFRLLDYYLYSTNDKYFTANAHYHFRKFLITRFPLVRLTGVTENIFVNYLATPLSEDYTELGYSLDGILRIFRLEGAVSFSEGRYQSFGFRIWVATSVGVNFD, encoded by the coding sequence TTGGCCTACCGAACAATTTGTTGCCTGCTCATTTTCATGACCATCGCCCTGGCCGGCCATGCCGGGGGCATCAGGGGAACGGTAACCACAGAAGACGGTGCCCCCCTTGCCTATGCCACCATATTTGTGAAGCAAACAGGGTCTGGGGCCGTCACCGGTTTGGACGGAAAGTATGGGATCGCCCTGGCGGACGGGCATTATGACATCGCCTTCCAGTACCTGGGGTATGAAACGGTGACCAGGCAGGTGGGGATTTTGGACCGCTACATTGAAATGGACATTGTCCTGAAAAGCCAGGCCATGGTGCTGCAAAATGTTACCATCACCGCGGGCAATGAAGACCCTGCCTACACCATTATGAGAAAGGCCATTGCCAAGGCAAAGTACCACGCCCAACAAATCGACTCTTATTCGGCCAAAGTTTACATCAAAGGAAAAGGCAGGCTTAAGGACTACCCTTGGCTGGCCAAAAGGGCTTTGGAAAAAGAAGGCATCACCAAGGACAGGCTTTTTATTTCAGAGTCGGTGAGCGAGGTGCATTATACCCGGCCCAATAAGTTTGAAGAAAAAGTGATAGCCGTTTTTAGTGATGGGAACGATAACAATACGTCCCCCAACGCGTATGTCTTCGGGAGTTTTTATGCACCGGAGATTGCAGGGACGGTCTCCCCTTTGTCGCCCCGCGCATTTTCCTACTATCGTTTTGAGTACCTCGGCACTTTTAAAGACCAGGATTACGATGTGAGCAAGGTCAGGGTCATCCCGAGGTCGAAAGGCGACAATGTGTTTGAAGGGGATTTGTTTATTGTGGAAGACTGGTGGAGCATACACAGCCTGGATTTCCATGTGTCCAAACTCGGGATTGATTTTGAGGTAAAACAGCTTTACCACCCAATTGAAGGAAAGGCATGGCTTCCGGTATCGCAGCAGTTTGATGTGGAGGGCAAAGTTTTTGGTTTCGAATTTGAATACAACTACCTCGCTACGGTAAAGGACTATAAGGTTTCCCTAAACCCCGACCTGGAAATGGACATGAAGGTGATAGACAGGCATATTGAAAAGGACCGGGCGAAAGAAATAGAAAAGCGCCACAGCAGCAAAAACCAGGGGCTAAAGGAAAGGCTGGAGGAAGGAAAAGAGGTGACGAACAAAGAACTGCGAAAGCTGATAAGGGACTACGAAAAAGAAGGGCGCAAGCAACTTGATGAACCGGCCGTGGTGTCGGACACCAAGTATTCCGTGGATTCCCTTGCCTTCAAGAAGGATTCGGTGTTTTGGGCGGAAATCAGGCCCATGCCCCTTACCCCTGAGGAAGTGAAGGGCTATAAAAAAGCGGATAGCCTGGCCGAAATGGAACGCAAAAAACAAGAGGGGGACACGTTGAAAGCTTCCCGGCACAAGGGGTTCCAGGAATGGGACGTGTTCATTGGGGACAATTACAAGCTCTCCAAGACTTCCAATTTCCTGATCCATGCCCCGTGGGGCGGGTTCAACACGGTAGAAGGGTTGAACCTCATTTACAAACTTGGGTACGTAAAGCGATGGGTGCAAAGGGACACGTTGGGCCCATCAATGCGCCCTGTTGTAAAAAGGCTGGAAGTGACACCTGTCGCCAGGTATGCCTTTGCGAGGGAAAAGCTTACCGGTATGCTGCGGGCAGGGTACCGCTCCACGAACAGCAGGGTCACCCTGGAAGGTGGCCGCTATGTGGAGCAATTTAACAATGAAGCACCAATCCATCCTGTGGTCAATACCTTTACCACCCTGTTTATGGAAAAAAACCTGATGAAACTTTATGAACAGGACTTTGTGAATATAGGCTACCGGCAACAACTCAATGACAAAATAACGGTGGCCACCCAAGGGCACCTGGCCAGGCGCCATGAGCTTTTCAATGCCTCCGGCTTTACTTTGGTGGACAGCGGCAAGGAGGCCTATACCACCAACGAGCCTGATAACAAACTATTGGTCACCACCGGCTTTCGGGACCACAACGCCCTTACCGCCTCCGTGGCACTGGAGGTGAGGCCCTGGCAGAAATTCAGGATCAGGAACGGAAGGAAAGGGCCCGTGCAGGATTCTTCACCACTTATTACCTTGTCATATAAAAAAGGGATAGAGGGACCGTTCAACAGCAGTGTGGACTTTGATTTGATCGAAGTGGGGTACAAGCATGCTATCCGCATGGGCATCCGTGGAAAACTGGACGTGGCAATGAAAGGAGGCAAGTTTATCAATGACCGTAAAATGTATTTTATGGATTATGCCCATTTTCTGGGCAACCAAACCCCATTTATCACTACCGACCCGGTGGGCAGTTTTAGGCTGCTTGATTATTATTTGTACAGCACAAACGACAAGTACTTCACCGCAAACGCCCATTACCACTTTAGGAAATTTTTGATCACCCGGTTTCCTTTGGTGCGCCTCACGGGCGTTACGGAAAATATTTTTGTGAACTACCTGGCCACGCCCCTTTCCGAAGATTATACGGAATTGGGCTATTCACTGGATGGCATATTAAGGATATTCCGCCTGGAAGGGGCAGTGTCTTTTTCGGAGGGGCGCTACCAGTCTTTTGGGTTTAGGATATGGGTGGCGACCAGCGTAGGGGTAAATTTCGATTGA
- the frr gene encoding ribosome recycling factor — protein MEEIELYLEEAKDLMGKAVVHLGHELSKIRAGKASPSMLDGLLVSYYGSMSPLNQVASVTTPDARSIFVKPWEKNLIPEIEKAIMAANLGLNPQNDGQQIIINVPMLTEERRKQLVKQVGHECENSRISIRNVRKDTNESLKKIKGVSEDDIKNAEESVQKLTDEHINKIDALMKKKEVEIMTV, from the coding sequence ATGGAAGAAATAGAACTATACCTGGAAGAAGCAAAAGACCTGATGGGAAAAGCGGTGGTGCATTTGGGCCACGAACTTTCCAAAATCAGGGCGGGCAAGGCAAGCCCCTCCATGCTGGATGGTCTGTTGGTTTCCTACTACGGGTCCATGAGCCCGCTGAACCAGGTGGCCTCTGTTACCACGCCCGATGCGCGGTCCATTTTTGTTAAGCCCTGGGAAAAGAACCTTATCCCTGAAATCGAGAAAGCCATTATGGCGGCCAACCTGGGCCTGAACCCACAAAATGACGGGCAGCAAATCATCATTAACGTGCCCATGCTTACTGAAGAAAGAAGGAAGCAACTGGTAAAACAGGTAGGGCATGAATGCGAGAACAGCCGCATCAGCATTCGAAATGTACGCAAAGACACCAACGAAAGCCTCAAAAAGATCAAGGGTGTTTCCGAAGATGACATTAAAAACGCGGAAGAAAGCGTGCAGAAACTGACCGATGAGCACATCAATAAAATAGATGCGCTTATGAAAAAGAAAGAGGTCGAAATCATGACGGTCTGA
- a CDS encoding UMP kinase, whose product MKYKRILIKLSGESLQGNDKGSNIDPAVLEQYSEEIKQIKDAGVEVSIVIGGGNIFRGGQADILGIDRVQGDYMGMLATVVNGMALQSALERHGMYTRLMSGINMEQVCEPFIRRRAIRHLEKGRIVIFGAGIGNPYFTTDSTASLRAIEVQADVVLKGTRVDGVYSKDPEKFEDAVLYEKLSFQEAYEKNLNIMDMTAFTLCMENNLPIVVFNMNQKGNLLKVVQGGKTGTLIS is encoded by the coding sequence ATGAAATACAAACGTATCCTCATCAAACTCAGTGGCGAATCCCTTCAGGGCAATGACAAGGGCTCCAATATCGATCCTGCCGTATTGGAGCAGTATTCGGAAGAAATAAAACAAATAAAAGATGCTGGCGTAGAGGTTTCAATCGTAATTGGTGGCGGCAATATTTTCAGGGGCGGCCAGGCGGACATATTGGGCATTGACAGGGTGCAGGGGGACTATATGGGCATGCTGGCCACGGTGGTCAATGGCATGGCCTTGCAAAGTGCGCTGGAAAGGCACGGGATGTACACGCGCCTGATGTCGGGGATAAACATGGAGCAGGTTTGCGAGCCTTTTATTCGCAGGAGGGCCATCCGGCACCTGGAAAAGGGAAGGATCGTCATATTTGGTGCCGGGATCGGGAACCCTTACTTTACCACCGACTCCACGGCAAGCCTTAGGGCCATAGAAGTACAGGCCGATGTGGTGCTCAAAGGCACCCGCGTGGACGGGGTTTACTCAAAAGACCCGGAGAAATTTGAGGATGCCGTCCTGTACGAAAAATTGTCTTTCCAGGAGGCTTATGAGAAGAACCTCAACATCATGGACATGACTGCCTTCACGCTATGCATGGAAAACAATTTGCCCATCGTGGTTTTCAACATGAACCAAAAAGGAAACCTCCTGAAGGTGGTGCAGGGGGGGAAAACAGGAACATTGATAAGTTAA
- the selD gene encoding selenide, water dikinase SelD, which translates to MEIKLTQYSHGAGCGCKISPSILETMLHTDQAKTTFPSLLVGNESKDDAAVYDLGDGTCIVSTTDFFMPIVDDPFLFGGIASVNAISDVYAMGGEPLIAIAILGWPINKVPAEVARQVLEGGREACRQAGIPLAGGHSIDCPEPVFGLAVTGKVMKAHLKQNNKAKAGSLLYLTKPLGIGIVTTAQKKGIVEEVHLKAAVDSMLALNSIGAKLGRLPYVNALTDVTGFGLLGHLAEVCEGSNVSAEIVFDEVPAFNFLAPYVRQGSMPGGTLRNWQSYGHKVSTITDAQRAILADPQTSGGLLVAVDEGSSGEFEAMASQNGLRLRPFGKLVPQGEVLVVVN; encoded by the coding sequence ATGGAAATCAAATTAACACAATACAGCCATGGGGCAGGGTGCGGATGTAAAATTTCCCCCTCAATTTTGGAAACCATGCTGCATACCGACCAGGCCAAAACAACTTTTCCATCGCTGTTGGTGGGGAATGAATCAAAAGATGACGCGGCCGTATATGACCTGGGCGATGGCACGTGCATTGTGAGCACCACCGATTTTTTTATGCCCATTGTGGACGACCCTTTTTTGTTTGGTGGGATCGCCTCGGTGAACGCCATCAGTGATGTGTACGCCATGGGGGGCGAGCCCCTGATAGCCATTGCCATCCTGGGCTGGCCCATCAACAAGGTCCCGGCCGAGGTGGCCAGGCAGGTCCTTGAGGGGGGGAGGGAAGCATGCAGGCAGGCTGGCATCCCTTTGGCTGGCGGCCATAGCATCGATTGCCCGGAACCCGTTTTTGGGTTGGCGGTGACGGGAAAAGTGATGAAGGCGCACTTGAAGCAAAACAACAAGGCGAAGGCCGGCTCCCTGCTTTACCTGACCAAGCCATTGGGGATCGGCATTGTGACCACGGCACAGAAAAAAGGAATTGTGGAGGAGGTGCATTTAAAAGCGGCAGTCGACAGTATGCTTGCCCTCAATAGCATTGGAGCCAAATTGGGCCGGCTGCCCTACGTAAACGCGCTTACGGATGTGACCGGGTTTGGCCTGTTGGGCCACCTGGCCGAGGTGTGCGAGGGCAGCAACGTGTCAGCGGAAATCGTGTTTGACGAGGTGCCGGCCTTCAACTTCCTGGCCCCTTATGTGCGGCAGGGCAGCATGCCGGGTGGCACGCTGCGCAACTGGCAAAGCTATGGGCATAAGGTAAGTACCATAACTGACGCACAGCGGGCTATTTTGGCGGACCCCCAAACGAGTGGCGGGCTGTTGGTGGCAGTGGACGAGGGCAGTTCCGGGGAGTTTGAGGCGATGGCCTCTCAAAATGGCCTGCGCCTAAGGCCTTTCGGCAAACTGGTGCCACAGGGCGAGGTACTGGTGGTGGTAAACTAA